The candidate division WOR-3 bacterium genome includes a window with the following:
- a CDS encoding TldD/PmbA family protein — protein MREKLLELADRQAEQAEVFSVETDRSEVEFRQGKLYAQGTKLTKGWGLRVIKEGRLGFASSSHPQKLQEVVQAACAAAAYGKEARFDFPKPIEPPAVTTFENKVMLVSAARMIEWGRDLIDALASRVPELKVDVSFSRVYQEIGLSNSAGLDASFERAELQVSVSGLLVDEGIYWFYDYVNLSDAKPFPLDAVVTRMEKFVRLAKRRARLKTGDYPVVVTPLALGELLLPLQVAVDGKQREKGTSPLIGKEGKRVLSEKITLIDNRLRPFGLKSSPFDDEGIPARENVLFERGVFKGFLFDIATAAACGSISTGSAMRGYTAPPNPGTSNLELAPGGAELDDVLSGIKEGLLVYGFIGGGMSNILAGEVTLNVSCGFKIENGAVAGRVKDVNIAGNVYEMFQRVEAVGRTQRDLGDAFLPFISFSSLKVATKD, from the coding sequence ATGAGAGAAAAGTTGCTGGAACTGGCAGACCGCCAGGCAGAACAGGCCGAGGTTTTCTCAGTTGAGACCGACCGTAGCGAAGTTGAGTTCCGGCAGGGGAAACTGTACGCACAGGGAACCAAACTGACCAAAGGCTGGGGATTGCGGGTGATAAAAGAGGGCAGGCTCGGTTTTGCCTCCAGTTCCCACCCGCAGAAGTTACAGGAGGTGGTTCAAGCCGCGTGTGCGGCTGCCGCTTATGGCAAGGAGGCACGGTTTGATTTCCCGAAACCGATTGAGCCACCCGCGGTGACCACATTTGAGAACAAGGTGATGCTGGTATCGGCGGCACGGATGATAGAGTGGGGACGGGACCTGATTGATGCGCTGGCTTCAAGGGTACCGGAGTTGAAGGTTGATGTAAGTTTCAGCCGCGTTTACCAGGAGATTGGATTGAGCAACAGTGCCGGGCTGGATGCGAGTTTTGAGCGTGCCGAGTTGCAGGTTTCGGTTTCCGGGCTTTTAGTGGACGAGGGGATTTACTGGTTTTATGACTATGTCAACCTTTCGGATGCCAAGCCGTTTCCGCTTGATGCGGTGGTGACGCGGATGGAAAAATTTGTCCGGCTTGCCAAGCGCCGGGCACGCCTGAAAACCGGTGATTATCCGGTGGTGGTGACACCGCTGGCGCTGGGTGAACTGCTCTTACCATTGCAGGTTGCGGTTGATGGCAAACAACGGGAGAAGGGAACATCACCTTTGATTGGCAAGGAGGGGAAAAGGGTTTTAAGCGAGAAAATCACCCTGATTGACAACCGGCTGAGACCCTTCGGACTCAAATCTTCGCCTTTTGACGATGAGGGTATCCCGGCAAGAGAAAATGTGCTTTTTGAACGGGGCGTTTTCAAGGGATTTCTCTTTGATATCGCCACCGCCGCAGCTTGCGGGAGCATATCCACCGGTTCAGCAATGCGGGGCTATACGGCACCGCCCAACCCCGGGACGAGCAATCTGGAATTGGCACCGGGCGGAGCCGAACTGGACGATGTTTTAAGCGGGATTAAGGAAGGGTTGCTCGTTTATGGGTTTATCGGCGGCGGGATGTCAAACATCCTTGCCGGCGAGGTGACACTCAATGTATCCTGCGGGTTCAAGATTGAAAATGGTGCGGTGGCGGGCAGGGTAAAAGATGTCAATATTGCCGGCAATGTGTACGAGATGTTTCAAAGGGTTGAGGCGGTGGGCAGGACTCAGCGTGACCTGGGTGACGCCTTTTTGCCTTTTATCAGTTTTTCGTCGCTGAAAGTGGCGACAAAGGATTAG